A segment of the Camelus bactrianus isolate YW-2024 breed Bactrian camel chromosome 22, ASM4877302v1, whole genome shotgun sequence genome:
GACCTACCCTTTCAATATTTTTGATTTCATACTTAAAAGTAAACTTGTTGAACTTTGAAAATACATACATTGAATCTTCTAAATAATATGACTCtcctttcaacaaatgttttacAAATTGACTCCTTTTGATATAAATTTGGAACATAATATATCTGGTGTTCACTCAAGTGACAATAATACTGTAAATTATCTTTGCTTCCAAAAGGCACATTTTATACCAATAAACATAATATTGGATTAATTAAGGAATACAGTGAAGTGAAactgctttattaaaaaaagtaacagtTCATGATATTTTAAGATCTTGAGCATAAGGGAAATACTACCCTGTAAGTTTcatatctatataaaatatctctgagcctcagggctTTTCTTGCGTTATTAAAATGAgtataattcttattttctctAGTTACGGAATTTTATAAACACCTAGTAAGCTGATACTTTTTGAATCAGTATGCAAACTTTAGGTGGGTGGTAATAGTGGTAATAATAGTTTCTATTTTCCCATTTACAAGAAGATGATGGggaaaatatgtatcttttatcTAACAGTGTATTGTGGCACACCGCCTTTTGGATAAACTTGTATTgttttttgtattatattttcttaatcttaagaaatttcagtttatttctaaatttcagttataatgtattgttttatttattagagTGAAACTTTGGATTGCAATGAAGATGATTTACTTGATGACAAGCAAGCGAATTGTTATTTGGTGATTCCACCTCTGGAAAGAAGATTGAAAGTTAGTGTCtatgtttgctttttgcttttgcctttttGGATTAGTGCTATTCTAAATGAAGGATTGAACATTTAAAGAGCTTAAAGTATAAACAACTCACTGATTGAGGGGGAAAGAAGTGGTACAGGTATCCCCCGCTTTTTGGAAGTTCGCTTTACGGCCACTTTGCTTTCTGCCACTTAGCTTTTACGAAAGATCTGCATTAGCACCTGTTCTTGCTAACTGAAAGAAACCGGAGGAGGAgttttgcttttaggaaaaaaggcaaaaagtgaTTTGCTTTGCAAGGAGCTGTTAGAGAGGCAGCGCGCATCCCGAGCAGCGAGAGTGGCCCCACCCAGCTCCTTCCTGGGAACtgcactcagcatctcagcatccagCCGCCATAGATTTGacctgtgtctgtgagcatctgtgcctTATCTCCATTTATTCTGTGCATCCCTTAGCAAGagtgtcctaaggtaattgctttTTCGCTTTACATCATTTCATAATGGATTACAAAAGGTTTCATAGGCGTGTTCTACTTTCAGATGGTGGGGAAACTTGTATTTCAAAGGATCTATTAACTTTTCTGGTACCTCTGTAAAAACTATTATgacatttcttataaatatacCATCTGAAAATGATTCCTTTTTGTAGTAAGATTGTATAAATTTAGTAAGCCTCATAAGATAGCATATAAGAAGCTGACTTTTGACTCCTAGTTTTTAGGATCAGTATACCATTACTCTTGTAAAGGAGCAGCAAATATGATGAATTGTGACATGTTCCAAAGATTAACAGTTTACTTTTAAGTTTTCCATGCAAagctctcttttaaagtttttgattTTTTCCTAATGTATGAAGGTAATGAGCATTCCCTGTAAAATACTCAGACTGtgcaaagaaatattaaaaagaaactaataaTTACCTATGATTCCACTACTGAGATATAACCTGTTTTAACACTTTGCCTTACATATTCTTGtagatgtttttaatgaatatatgCACGTTTACATGGAAATGTGATTATAAGATGCATGTTCTCATGTAACCTGCCTTTTTTCATTCATAAACATTTTGGCATATATTGAAAAGTTCAGAGAATAGTGCAGTGCTTATCTCTAGTCCCCGCATAGATTCAGctgttgttactttttaaaaaattgtatttgctgTATCTGTTTGTGctgttatgtgtgtatgtgcatgtatatgtacatttCTGCAGAACCGTTTGAAAGTTGTGAATATTGTAATACTTCACTCCTCAGTATTTTAGCAGGAGTCTCCTAAAAAATAGGGACATTCTCCTGTGTAACCCTGACACCATTATTGTACTTGGAAATTTAGTGTAATAATCTCTTAATCTTATTTACTATTCAGTCCATATTCAGATGGCTTCAATTGCCACAGAATGTTTTATATAGCTACCTTTTTAAGGATCCAATCAGAGTTTACACTTACACTTGATTATTAtatgtttcattgtttttttaatctagaataatgccttctctccctttttaaaaaagtgacgcTAATGGATTTGTCAGTTTCCTTGTGTTGTCATTCATCTTTTTCCTCTATCCCTGGCAAACGTTTTTtgtaaagggccaaatagtaaatatttatgatttgCAGGCCCTTTAGAAGGTTTTTTTGcaagtattttaatattaaagtgaATTCACTAAATGCTTATTGAAGGCATAGTAGATGTGAATGTGAACATTAGGTAAATAAAACATCGTAATGGATATAGAACTATAACGGAGAAGGTTGATTACATTAAAACTGTGGTGCTctgaacaaagtaaaataaataaaaaataaattatgtaaaaagaaattgtaacatgtgacaaaggattaattttcttaatataaatatacattctaAAACAGTATTGTTGAATATGTAAAGTGGGCCGACCGCCTCAGAAGGGAACTTGTTATAACTATTAAAATATGAACTGCACGTATCTTTTTACTCttgcaatttcacttctagaaatCTGTTCTAAGGATATATTCATACATGTAAGCAAAACTAATTTTACAGGAATGTTTATgtagtatttataaataaaattcagtcaAAATCTTAATTTCCATCATTAGGAGcatggtaaataaattatgatataaatGAGCCACAGAATAATATGCAGCTGTCAAAAAGAATAAGGCAACTctttatactgatttttaaatgatgctaaAACAATTAAATTTATGAAAGCATGACtttcagaaattccacttctggtaaTATGTCACTTAATGTATTTGAATCAACTCTCCTGATAAAAGCAACTTAAAATAAGAGTTGAAATAGGTTTCAAAAATCTTCAAAGCTTCAAAAAGCTGAGAATATAAGAATAAATTAGCAGGCCAAACCCTAAAGGCTGGAACCCAGAGAGAGAAGCACAACACGATGCTGCTCTTGCCCTAGGAGCATTTGTACTTAACCTGAAGCAGGAGTGCCCTAACCTGGCAGAAACTACATCGAGTCCTCTTTCAAAACACAGGTTTATCCTAGGCCTCTTCTAGATCtcagaagtaattttttaaagaaaatgagccACCCACAGAATAAGCACATAAAGAAACAAAGCATCATGATTaatttttcacacacaaaaaataaccaaatatcATAAAACTAGAAGCACattgaaattaaaaggaaaaactcaaCAGATGAGTTGAACAGTTGATTTAAAGAGAtgtgaaacaaataaacaaaccagaCTGTTAGAAAAATTATCCAGAAGGTAGcccagagacaaagaaggaaaatacgAAAGGAACTGAGGGCAGGCCCGGAATAAGGGGTAGCGGAGTGtccattttatttcaaatatccaCATGTTACCACTAGCTCTCAGTGTGGATACAAACATTTCTAAGCATCGGAAGTCCTTTTAGAGCTGAACAAATCTACCCTCTCCCCAATTTTGCAAATACGGAAACAAATGGAGAGCCAGAAACGTTAGGTGACTTGCAGAGCTGAAACTAGAGTTCGGCTCACTGGTCTTTCCCCTGTGACGTTTATTCTCCAGCTGCTTGTTGGAGGGGATGAGGAGAAACTGGGACCCTGGAGAAACTCGGGCCTAGGTACagggatgttcacagcagcattgtttgtaatactCCCCAACTGGGCGTAACCCAGATGTGTAGCAATGGGATACTGGACAGGGCAACTGGTCGAGTGAGCTGATGGAATAATATAGAGCAATGAAACAAGTGAGCTGTAGCTACTCACGACAGATGGATGACTTGAAACCCAAGTCCATACAGAACAGTTCCATTCATGAAAGGCTAGGAagcaacacgcacacacacaaactgaacaTATTCTTTAGAAGTTGATATAATGATGGTAACATTGTGAGGACAAGCAAGGAAGTCATCTTGAAAGGCCAGGGTAGCATTGCCTGCGGTGGGGACAATTTGGTGATTGGGGAGGACCCACATGCTGCTCCTGAGGGGCTGCTTTTTTGACTCGGATGTGGTTACATGGGTGTGGACTTCACTGTTCGTCTGTacgcttgttttttttttttttttttgtcttgtgcATTCTTCTGCATGTATGCAAGAGATCACAGTAAGAATTAGAAAGCAAGTTTTGGTGACAGGCAGTGCAGTATGTGCCTATATTTGATTTGGGgtgggttttatttgtttatgggGAGGAGAATGAAAGCATTCCTTAACATATAcatggaaaagttctggaaagGTAAATAATCTTATGGCTGTGCAAATGGGATTGAGGGTCTAGGAAGGGAAGGTGAGATGTCTTTTTATGTTGTTTAAATGGTTTATCATGGGCatattttcatagttttataACGAAACTTATAATAGCATAAAATATTGAAGTAGTCTAGTGACTCGGCGTTTATTCCTGGAGttgaaggaagcaaggaagagagAACACGTAATTTCATGGCCTCGTTGTCAGTCTGTCCACAGCCCTGTCTtccactccctgcccctccagcagCCTCAGGTTTGGCCCTCCTCCTCAGACAGGTCCATCTCCCATCCCCTCAGTCCTGAATCACTCAGCCAGTGAGTGATGGAGTGTGAATGATGTGGTGCCCACAGAACTAGGTCAGATGTGGTTTTAAAGTATTAGCTAGACGCTTTACATACCTTGTGCAACGAGGTAAGATTGAACTCAGTCTTCACTCTCCAACTGATAATtcattgataaaaagaaaaagaatgtacctgccttaaaatgtaatttaaaagaaagacaaaatacaggatgcattttgttttttcagtctcGAAAAACATGTTATATTAAAAGCTGAATTAATACTTAAACAGTCTCAGATATCCATGTGAAGTGAAATGGTTTCTAGTAGCTCAATGATGcaactctttttaaattttcaggagcaaaatatatttcatgaatGTTTCATCCTTCGTACTGAAATTTGTTTACCTGCTACAATAAAAGGAGCCATTTGCCCTTTGCCCAGTTCAGAGCCAGTCCCCCCGCCACCCAGTGATTAAGAGTTGACCCCAGCCCTGAGTTTATTAGCACAAGATAAACTTGTGACAATTTTGGATCTGTTATgtgttatctttaaaattttactataaaGGTTATATGAACAAAGGATTTCAAGGAGTATCAAATCAAAAGTGAGCATTTCTATTCATAATGGTACCTTCTGCTTTTTGAAGCAGAGTTATTTCAACAAGAAAATCAGTTTTCTTGTTGGGGCAGGAATGCTTGTAGGCCTTGACTTTTATTCATATTGATTAGAACTCATTCATATTCATATTGATTCATTACTTAACTCAGTAGGGAAACAGATGCAAATACATTGGCATTCTCTCAATTTGATCCATAAACTATTGTAATTATTTgctgttattttcctttgtaattagagacttaaaatttataattaaaacagtTTTGCTCTGAGAAGtagtctttgcttttctacagaaaatgaattaataagCAAGTTTGGAGAAAATACTTAGTGAATTAATGGTATATTGGGTTTCATTTGAAATTTATGTCTCTGGCGGTGATTCTTCTTTATCCTTTACAGGTTGGTTTCATTTCTATTCACGAATTTCAGCAGCATCTCTTGcttaaggaaaaaattatttcaaaatcttacAAAGCTTTAATGAACCTGTTTCAAGGGAAAGATGATAGTGCGTCAAGTACAGACGAGGTAAAATGAATCATGTGACCATTTCATCATTTTATGAATTGGAAATCTACAAGATACTGAAGTGATATTTAAATTGGAATGTTGGAATATATTAGACAATCCTGCTCAATGGATCAAGAAGCAGAGTGGCAGGGATTATAATGGTGGGCTTCTATGACATTGAAAACTATTTGGTTAAGAAGCCAGTGTTTTACCAGTTTGCAATTATTCTTATTCTGTGGGATATTAAAATCTCAGTTATCAGTAACCTTGGGAAACAAgtcctttttgtttaaaaagatttaactattaaacttttttatttgtgTGGTTTAGATAGAAATTACTCATGGATGGATTACAGTTAATCCATGGACAACATGGGGGTGAGGGGTGCCAACCCTCCACTCAGTTGAAAATTCATGAATAACTTTATACTTAGCCCTCTGTATCTCCAGTTCCCCATCCGCAGATTCAACGAACTGTGGATCGTGTAGTACTGAAGTATTTACTCttgaaaaaatccacatataagtggaccatACAGTTTAAAGTTGTGTTGTTCAAGGGGTGACTATGTTTTCTGACTTCTGAAACAGAATATGTTGAATATTATTTAACCTTGTTTTAATGGTGCCATAATTTCATCACTAATATAATAATTGTTCTTTTAGTCTCTTGCATGGTTCATTTCTAAGGATATTTATTACTCTAGTTACTAATGTCCCTAAGTTGCTGTGCTTTTTTAGTCCTTACATatgctttttataattttactcttgttttgttTGGTGGTTGACCATCATAAGAGCCTCTTCAGGTACCTTGCAGTTCCTTATGCCAGTATGGTAATGTAGAAGTTAGCAAAAACTTCTTTGACTTCATAACAAACAGTATTTATGCCCATTAGTTCCATACAGAAAAAGACAGCATACCAAAATTCAAATAAATCAGGAAAAGCTGGACATAGAGAAATTTGATGTTGCATTTTATTCCCTCAAGTCACTGACTCTAAGATTTACCATTCTTGTAATAGTCTATGCCTTGTGTCTGTATTTCAGCCTTAGCAATATGAGGGTTTCACCCCAAAGTATGATTCCGTTAATGTAAGACAAGAGCACATCATGTTGCATTCCTGTATTACTGTTCTAATCTCCTGGGAAACGTCATGCAAGTCATTGTTGAAAGTCATTATTTAAAGTCTTCCCATTTCTCTTCCCTACTTGACCCCAGCGATTTTACCAGTAttagaaaaggggaagaaatgtTAGAACTTACTGCATTGAAACCACTCTGTGCAAGGCACCATTTTAGGCCCTTTACATTCTTAACTTTAAAAGCAATTCTGGCAGCTAATAAAAATTTCTGCAGGTTTTAGGTGGATAGTCGGCCTCAAATCTCACAGCTACTGGCAGAAGCATCAGATTCCTAGGAACTTGTTGAGTTCACTATAGTACAAGtactcatattttttttcagtaattacCACATAAAGGAGGAGTATAGACAAATGGTTAATATAGATCATGGGCTCTGGAACCAATTGGCTTTGGTTCAGATCCCAGTTCTGCCTGTTGCTCACTGGGCGTCCGAGGGTGAGgtacttaacctccctgtgcctcagttttccttacctggaaaatgtagaaaataatacTACTGACCTAGGGCATTAGGGTTATTGAGATGGTTAAACAAATGGATATGTGAATGgcatttagaacaatgcctgacatATAGTAAACATTTAATAAGTGTCGTGTATTATTAGTTATCACTATTTCTCctattttcatttgtattataaATCCATGTGTGTGGAAATGAATGAGTATGGCCtggacttaaagaaaaaaattttagctgTAATTGATCAGCAGTCCAAAGATAGTTTAATCAATGTTATTCATACAAAAATTTACAGTTATTAAGTTTAGTTTAAGTCACTGACAAAGACTGGATTGTTTTCAGCATGCCTTGGGCACATATTGTCAGATTATTTCTCAAAGTGGACTTGACTTCAGGTTTCCATCCCCGCTGGCTCTGTGTTGGATACTCAGAGCCTTCTTTACAATCAGGTCGTGCTTCATGATCTGAGTCATAGTtaattatatgttttataaattttattttagtgaattatatataatctattgtatatattgtagatgttaatgtattttaaaatatgtctgcCATAATGCCTAGCCTAAAGCTGCTTTACGTTATGTTTTTAGTCTTGCTACATTTGgccggtttttttttttgtaatcagttatttaaacatatttttctataAGGAATGTCTTGTTACTCTTTGTggtaaagaagaaaatcctgccaatACCTTTGATGAAAAGTTATCAGGCAATTTTCAAGATCCAGAACAGCTAGTAGAGAAGATATGGTATCGTGTAATAGAAGATAGCTTGGTTGTTGGAGTgaaaaccacatcttctttgaagCTGTAAGTAAATTCTAACATGCTAACATCATCTTGATGCCCTGGAATAGCACTGGCCAACAGAAGTATAATGCATGCCCCATAAGTAACCTTCACTGTTCTGGTAGCCATAttaaatagaaacagaaacacatgAAATTAGTTTAAATAATATATCCAAGACAATATTATTGTTGATGGGTAAATGATATTCtgtattaaaatgcagatttcattCACATCATTTGGAGGagtataaaatacaatttttacttTAGAGGTATTTCATTCTAAATGATTACCAaattaactcttttaaaaaatgagtactTTTTCCCATgtttaagaggaaaagagaaaaatctacctcaaaaataaaatacaagcattattttacctttcctttttcttacaaaTTACTTTCCTAAAGTCCAGCATATTTACAGTGTTTTTGCTTTCCTGTTTCAAGAGAAGTGCTATTACAggatctttaaaaatgtgtttggttTTTACACTTAATTTTCTGATACACTATACATTTGAAATGATAattcctgggaaaggagagaataaaaattttttgttgtgtTTGTATGACCTTTAATCATCTGTTTGATTTTAAAGAATGAGCTTGTAGACTAAACTGAGCTGTATTTTTTACAGGTCCTCAAGTCTTGTGACTTTATCGCTGTCAATGGATCAGGCCCATAACTCCAGCTTTCCGCTTATTAAGTGTCAAAATAGGGTGATCACGTTGAGTAGGAATTCTTCCCCAGTGCCATGTGAAATAGGATCAGAGGTAAAAAGAATCAAGATGAGTGTTGGtagtgaggaagaggaagggaaagaggaaagtgtTGTTTGTGAACAACCCTTGGAGAAAGACTGTATACAAATGATTACTGCTGTAACATCTCTGTCACCACTTTTAGCGTTCAGTAATTTTTGTTGCATTGTGCTGCTAcaaattaaagagagagagaatggtaaTTATTCTGAAGCTCGTTGCGTTCAGTGTGGCAGAATTTGTTTCAGTCTAGAAGATCTTTCAAGTGGGAAATACCTGCTGacgtttccaaagaagaaactTCTAGGTAATTTTTGTAGGTCCTTTTTAATCATATACCTAATCGaatcagaaaattttaagaactCCCTTGATGTGGTAATGGCCAGGGTTTGATGACAGTGCTTGTGACGTGTTTTTGTTGTAGAACACACGGAAGATCTCTTCGCACTTCTCGCTGCATTGCGCGAAACTTGTTTTCAAATCACATCACCCAGCTATGCTCTGACTTCAGTGAAGGTGTGGCTCTTAGAACACATGGAATGTGAAGTAATCAAAGAATTTCCAGAAATGTACTTTTGTAAAAGGCCAGGAAGTTTCTATGGGACACTTTTCAACTGGAGACAAAGAACACCATTTGAAGGGACTTTAATAGTCTATTCCAGGTAATGCACATCAAGCTGGAATTGGTccagggaagtgtgtgtgtataggggGGTGGTCCAGCAGGGATCCCCGCAGTAGTGTTGTGTACCATTGTGGGACATGTCTAGGTCATCACCTGGTACAGCACGAGTGGACAGGTGGTCTCATTTAGGAGCTGAAgctgttttaattttatgtttgtttttggcctaataattattttaagggtTCCTCTCACCTCTCCCcaacaatgaaattttaaaaatacagttttgatCTTACTACTCCGAGAAAATGTAATCAGGAAGCAACCTGATGAATATTAACTGAGTTGATTGAGCATATGTATATAGTTGTTCCTCTGTATCTACAGAGGATTGATTCCAGGATCCTGGTGGAtgccaaaatccacagatgctcaagccccttctataaaatggcatagtacagtctgccctccatatctgtggattccacatctgcagattcaccCAAACATGGGGCCACCTGTACTTAGTTGCTACAGTCTGAATTGTATCAGTGCCCACATGCATGCATTATTGGTTCTGTTCATCACTGGAGGGTTTATAAATGAAGATTGATTGATTACTATGGTATGTTGTATATGACTGTTTTGTGCTCTTCTGAGTTTTCTAATAGTGTGTTTGATTTTTTCATTCCAGGAATCAAACAATTTTGTTCCAGTGCCTTCATAATCTCAGCAGAGTTCTACCTATAAACAGTTTcttcaaaaatctaaaattagGAAGTGAGGATTTCCTAATTGATCATTTGGCATTAGCTTTGGAGAAGGAATTGGTTACCCTTGGTTCTCTTTCTTCTGCCATAGTTAAGGTTGAAAGCAGCTCGGTGCAGAGGTGTGAAGCAAGCCAAGAAAAGAGTAGTGGTGATGTGGCTGCTTTATCAGAGGAAAGCATCCATCTCTACAGAAAAGaacttcagagagaaaagaaggaaacgtTGGGGATGAACCTAAAAGTGAGTGGTGCCCTTTATAGAGAAATAACTTTGAAATTAGCTGAGGTTCAGCTGAAATCAGACCTTGCTGCCCAGAAACTGACTGATGTATAATTACAATCTCAATTTGATTAcgttttagaatatttttcccTGTCAGAAGGTTTTGGTTctacttgttttcattttacattatatGCCTCCTCTGTAAAAATAAAGATTGAGGCTTACTGTAGAATATTTGGTTTTGAAGATGCACACAATAGCATGCCTTAGAGCAGCACTTCTCAACTGGACCTATTTTGCCTCCCAGAGGCTTATGGCTATGTCCagggatatttttggttgtcagaagtagtggaggtggggagggcgggaGAGGGGTGCTATTCCAATCTCGTGGGTGAGACAAGGATGCTGCCGAACTTCCTGCCCTGCACAGGACAGCTCTACAGCAAAGAATGATCCAGCCTCAAATGTGAGTAATGCTGAGGTGGAGAAATCCTGCCTCCAAGTTACCACTTAAGTGAAGAGACAAGTGATGTAACGGTATTTTGTTCTAAATcttcaaaaaagttaaatagCCCTTTTATTATATTCTGCTTAATAAAACCTAGCATATAAAAATCAGCTtcaaacagacaaacaaggt
Coding sequences within it:
- the LOC123613401 gene encoding Fanconi anemia group B protein, producing LFFFLYSFFTTLFQVAAKWEKISSVLIDDFLGVGTEQVLLLFRDSLNSDCLSSFKITNLDNLNYSSETLDCNEDDLLDDKQANCYLVIPPLERRLKVGFISIHEFQQHLLLKEKIISKSYKALMNLFQGKDDSASSTDEECLVTLCGKEENPANTFDEKLSGNFQDPEQLVEKIWYRVIEDSLVVGVKTTSSLKLSSSLVTLSLSMDQAHNSSFPLIKCQNRVITLSRNSSPVPCEIGSEVKRIKMSVGSEEEEGKEESVVCEQPLEKDCIQMITAVTSLSPLLAFSNFCCIVLLQIKERENGNYSEARCVQCGRICFSLEDLSSGKYLLTFPKKKLLEHTEDLFALLAALRETCFQITSPSYALTSVKVWLLEHMECEVIKEFPEMYFCKRPGSFYGTLFNWRQRTPFEGTLIVYSRNQTILFQCLHNLSRVLPINSFFKNLKLGSEDFLIDHLALALEKELVTLGSLSSAIVKVESSSVQRCEASQEKSSGDVAALSEESIHLYRKELQREKKETLGMNLKVSGALYREITLKLAEVQLKSDLAAQKLTDV